The following are encoded in a window of Novosphingobium sp. ZN18A2 genomic DNA:
- a CDS encoding GNAT family N-acetyltransferase, giving the protein MNGSPGAVRRQAVGPVRQPPRGIEADAQRDMRKTGTAAAVNDSAGVPERSPATGNLPPRARWDACLPVSATPMQHRIWNEAGLAAENRGRTSQLLETDGAIALMLQQSRRGPLCLATAEELGEPCEPACSGQVAAENLAALMLAQKRPIRLGQPPADTAFSDAMVRQARKAGILFTFATEGSPFIELDDSWTSAPDRFNARRRADFRRMRRRAESAGALRFEFHSPTTDNVTDLLDRAIDIEARGWKGHANTAIADNPFQSAFYRRYAKLAAGEGILRIAFLKIGSDIAAVQIAVECDNRFWLLKIGYDEQFARCSPGQILMLESIERAARNGLTHFEFLGKAAPWTRLWTTGERPRMKLFYYPRNIAGVTALTSDASRIAISRLATMLRGKDRDEGTEAA; this is encoded by the coding sequence GTGAACGGATCGCCCGGCGCGGTGCGCCGTCAAGCGGTTGGCCCTGTCCGGCAACCGCCGCGCGGCATCGAGGCGGATGCCCAGCGGGACATGCGCAAGACAGGCACCGCCGCAGCAGTCAACGACAGCGCCGGCGTCCCGGAACGCTCACCGGCGACAGGCAACTTGCCGCCGCGCGCGCGGTGGGATGCCTGTCTGCCGGTATCGGCCACGCCGATGCAGCACCGCATCTGGAACGAAGCCGGACTTGCGGCCGAAAACCGTGGCAGAACGTCGCAATTGCTGGAAACGGATGGTGCAATCGCGCTGATGTTGCAGCAAAGCAGGCGCGGCCCGCTCTGCCTCGCCACCGCAGAAGAACTCGGCGAACCGTGCGAGCCGGCCTGTTCAGGCCAGGTCGCCGCTGAAAATCTCGCTGCGCTCATGCTTGCGCAAAAGCGCCCGATCCGGCTTGGCCAGCCCCCGGCCGATACCGCGTTCTCCGATGCGATGGTGCGGCAGGCGCGCAAGGCCGGCATCCTGTTCACCTTCGCCACCGAAGGATCTCCGTTTATCGAACTCGACGATAGCTGGACCAGCGCGCCTGACAGGTTCAACGCGCGACGCCGGGCCGACTTTCGCCGGATGCGCCGCCGGGCGGAATCTGCGGGGGCATTGCGCTTCGAATTCCATTCGCCCACGACCGATAATGTCACGGACTTGCTCGACCGGGCGATAGACATCGAAGCCAGGGGATGGAAAGGCCACGCCAACACCGCGATCGCGGACAATCCCTTTCAAAGCGCATTCTATCGTCGATACGCGAAGCTCGCCGCCGGAGAGGGCATCCTGCGCATCGCGTTCCTGAAGATCGGGTCGGATATTGCCGCGGTCCAGATCGCCGTCGAATGCGACAATCGCTTCTGGCTGTTGAAGATCGGATACGACGAGCAGTTTGCCCGATGCTCTCCGGGCCAGATCCTGATGCTGGAAAGCATCGAACGTGCGGCCCGCAATGGGCTGACCCACTTCGAGTTTCTGGGCAAGGCGGCGCCATGGACAAGGTTATGGACGACCGGCGAACGCCCGCGCATGAAGCTGTTCTATTATCCCCGGAATATTGCTGGCGTGACCGCCCTGACAAGCGACGCATCGCGCATTGCCATCAGCCGGCTGGCAACCATGCTTCGCGGCAAGGACAGGGACGAAGGCACCGAAGCAGCTTGA